The window AGGTTCCCGACTCGGCACAGGACAGGAAGGGGCAGGAATGATCTCGGCACGGGTATGGGCGGATGCTCGACTCCTGTGGGACTACCACTTCATGCACCACGACGCACGGCCGTGTTCAGTGGCCGTGGGGCTTGGCAGCCACGACCTAGGCGTGGCCGACGTGACAGCGGAGCTGTACCACCAGGGCATGGCTCCGGTCATCGTCTTCACGGGGGCCACCAGCCCCACGACCAGGGCGCGCATGCCGCGCGGTGAAGCTGTCCACTACCGTGAGCGGGCGTTGCAGCTAGGGGTGCCCGATTCCGCAGTACTCCTGGAACCGCGTGCCACGAACACCGGCGAGAACATCGAGTTCACGAAAGCGGTGTTGGCGGAGACCGACGTCAAGGTCTCGTCCGTCCTGCTCGTGACCAAGCCGTACGAAGAACGGCGCTCGTACGCCATGATGCGGAAGATGTGGCCCGAGGTCGAAGTGGTGTGCGCGTCCACGCCGATGGGCTTGGAAGAGTACGCCGACTCCATCGGGGACGCCCGCATGGTGATCGACATGATCGTTGGCGCCCTGCAACGAGTGCTCGTCTTCCCGAGGTTGGGTCTGGCCATCGAGCAAGATGTACCAGACACCGTCGTAGCCGCCTTTGAGCGACTGTGCGTCGAAGGCTTCACTAGCCGACTCATGCCAGCTGACGTTGCTGCCCGCCCCGGCACGTGATGCCAGGGCGGGCAGCAGCCCACCCTGAGCTTCGTTCTGCACTTTCCCTGCCTCATCAAGGCCCGCGCACGGCGCGGGCGCGCCGCCTCTGCGGCGCGGCCTGCCTCCTGTCTGCGCCCCGGCTGGCCGCGCCCGGCGGCGCGCTGCGTGCATGCGGGCAAGGGCGGGACATCATCCGCGGGCACAAGAAGATGCCTCCGGCGGGGGATCGGCCGACACCGGGATGGAGGGGGCGCCGTCGCCGACTGCGGGCCCGTAGTGGCGTGCGTGGGGGCTCCCATCCCGACCACCGTCGACCCAGGCAGAGCCGAGCAGACGCGGCCCATGGCGTCCAGGTCGTTCGTACAGTGGCGCGCTCCACCTGGGCGCCATGAACCACGCCTGCTCCACGGTGTGTGGGTCGACGGCGGACGGGATGGGAGCTGGGGAGGCTTGCTGTTGAAAGGTAGGCTTTCTGTCAGTCCATTTGGCTACCATGCATGGCGTGGCAACGTCGAGACCCAAAATTCCGAGCGAGCTGCGCCGACGAGTGCTCATTGAAGCTGGCCATCGCTGCGCGATTCCAACTTGCAAGTCC of the Streptomyces sp. T12 genome contains:
- a CDS encoding YdcF family protein, whose translation is MISARVWADARLLWDYHFMHHDARPCSVAVGLGSHDLGVADVTAELYHQGMAPVIVFTGATSPTTRARMPRGEAVHYRERALQLGVPDSAVLLEPRATNTGENIEFTKAVLAETDVKVSSVLLVTKPYEERRSYAMMRKMWPEVEVVCASTPMGLEEYADSIGDARMVIDMIVGALQRVLVFPRLGLAIEQDVPDTVVAAFERLCVEGFTSRLMPADVAARPGT